The following DNA comes from Halobacillus litoralis.
TGAGCTTCTTTCTGTTCAAAATCCATAGCTGCTTGTTCCAAATCACCGTCTGGTTGATCGGAAGGTTGTTCTGGCTCTTGCTCTTGTTCGGGTTCGTTGTATTCAATATCGATAATCTCGCCGTTAGCATTGGTTTGAATTTCTTCCTCCAATTGAGCTTCTTCAGCTGCCTCATCAGTATGATTAAAGTGGTCTAACACTAGATTGCTATCATTACTAGAGTTCAAGAACTTCTTGCAAGCTCTATTGATGACCGATTTCTTAGCCATTTCTTGCTTGAATTCATCATGCGTACTGCCCTTCTTTTCCTTCTCTTGATCTTTGCCCCAGAACTGTGCTTTGCTCCAAGCTTTACGCAACTCTTCGATAGTCATTAACTCTTGATAGACTTCGCCATCCTGAAGAACGATAGTGGCATATGCGCCAATGATGTTTTCTTTATTGATATTTCCGAACTTTTGCTTATGAGTAAGGTTCACAATACGACTGTTTTTCATTTCGTAGTCCACTTCATCACCTTCATAAATGACAGCTGCATCAATCGATTTTGCACCCGTGACCTGTTTCGTGACGGCCATGGTTCCAAAGTAGCTTCGTTGGAATGTGAGCGTGTTACCGTATACGATGAAGTACCCTTGTTTCTTGGCTGGGTTTAGGCCTTGGACAACCATATCTAGTAATGAATTGGCTACACTATCTCTTGTACAAACCTCAAGCGCTGGACGTTTATT
Coding sequences within:
- a CDS encoding recombinase RecT, translating into MSQNKNELAMIKKDTVDVVAEKVKAFQENGDVHFPPSYSPQNAMKSAWLTLQGIQDKNKRPALEVCTRDSVANSLLDMVVQGLNPAKKQGYFIVYGNTLTFQRSYFGTMAVTKQVTGAKSIDAAVIYEGDEVDYEMKNSRIVNLTHKQKFGNINKENIIGAYATIVLQDGEVYQELMTIEELRKAWSKAQFWGKDQEKEKKGSTHDEFKQEMAKKSVINRACKKFLNSSNDSNLVLDHFNHTDEAAEEAQLEEEIQTNANGEIIDIEYNEPEQEQEPEQPSDQPDGDLEQAAMDFEQKEAQTTSGPNF